A single bacterium DNA region contains:
- a CDS encoding secondary thiamine-phosphate synthase enzyme YjbQ: MTSFDVTTHVRTELLDITDKVKDAVAQSKVGSGMCFVYVPHTTAGVTVNESYDSDVASDITEALSKLVPHRAGYAHSEGNSDAHIKAAMVGSCQAIPVEEGRLALGRWQGVFFCEFDGPRQRRVQVQVIGK; encoded by the coding sequence ATGACGAGTTTCGACGTGACAACGCATGTTCGCACCGAGCTTCTCGATATTACCGACAAGGTGAAGGATGCGGTCGCACAGTCCAAGGTCGGTTCCGGGATGTGCTTCGTCTACGTGCCGCACACGACCGCAGGCGTGACGGTGAACGAGAGCTACGACTCGGACGTAGCCAGCGACATCACCGAAGCTCTATCGAAGCTTGTCCCCCATCGCGCCGGCTACGCCCATTCCGAAGGGAATTCCGACGCGCATATCAAGGCGGCAATGGTCGGCTCCTGCCAGGCGATACCGGTCGAGGAAGGGCGACTGGCGCTCGGCCGGTGGCAGGGAGTCTTTTTCTGCGAATTCGACGGCCCGCGGCAGAGGCGGGTCCAGGTACAGGTTATAGGCAAATGA
- a CDS encoding T9SS type A sorting domain-containing protein: MKNRNGSLCSAQAAAPALVLLLCLLIPGSAALSQPFPSFMLDTTRALIPGFHDVMGTHVAFGPDVGLVVWDAEGTRAVRLNGNGELVDSSQIAIGGYGSPAVAWGEHNFLVAWAETNVVGCALVDSDGRITARAVLQNGHPQGLKAAVGFDGTNFLVTWIAYPDTFGKTAFFCRVSQQGVVLDSPPRLVAPLQHGRQADIALCFHQDRYLAVWNDWYTIGVSGNFVFPDGTIDDSTGFPIRHGVSASSPSVTHDRNNFIVAWNDSGNDIRGSRVTDSGVVLDDGGVLIGTYAHGGTSAASNGDTTLFLFRRDSVWDLDSLTLVGVRMDAAMNRLDSVPVKISAAGYDGWGDAPGDPTAAPCGNGYFVIWAQRLIRGENSEDNRQALARRVGIDGSLEDSVPRILSYSASIQNCGDLASDGANFLATWLEQSRDSTWARKFSLCASRFNIEGALLDAYPICVAGPKEHAPYAWPAVAFGGGCYMVTWVDSAATWARRISPAGVLLDSEPLRMPDSGKTLDPPDVAFGDSSFLVVWAESGSTKGIRGCRITPAGAILDSASLQLMVRQVGQPVRPRVAFDGANFLVARCDGDIVYRCARARTNGTLLDTSDITIGHGGSTPELAFGSGVYLVVDDDNSKCWRVSPSGTLLDSVSHKYFGGQAHVGFDGTDFTLLLCRADSGGLYQLCEARITPAGRLLDSFPFRLVTSDTGSSVWSGGMLSANGGGGAGIAFACDEAAPYLAERMRAAAIPDVVGVLSHHYAATPVAFRVQPNPASRMVSLSFNLTQAGPVRISAFDVAGRKYASLFSGRMKTGNQTLSLDTRRLANGVYFLRLEAGATTHSTRLVVAR, encoded by the coding sequence ATGAAGAACCGCAACGGTTCGCTCTGCTCTGCGCAGGCCGCAGCGCCTGCCTTGGTCTTGCTCCTCTGCCTGCTCATCCCCGGCTCAGCCGCCCTGAGCCAGCCATTCCCGTCGTTCATGCTCGACACTACGCGCGCACTTATACCGGGATTCCACGACGTCATGGGCACGCACGTAGCATTCGGCCCCGATGTGGGACTGGTGGTGTGGGATGCGGAAGGAACGCGAGCGGTACGACTGAACGGTAATGGCGAACTCGTGGACTCTTCTCAGATTGCCATCGGCGGATACGGCTCGCCGGCAGTGGCATGGGGTGAGCATAACTTCCTGGTGGCGTGGGCCGAAACCAACGTGGTCGGATGCGCACTGGTGGACTCGGATGGTCGCATAACGGCACGGGCAGTGCTCCAGAATGGGCATCCCCAAGGTTTGAAAGCGGCAGTCGGCTTCGACGGCACCAACTTTCTCGTGACCTGGATTGCGTACCCTGACACATTCGGCAAGACGGCCTTCTTCTGCCGGGTATCGCAGCAGGGCGTCGTCCTGGATAGTCCGCCTCGTCTTGTGGCGCCGCTGCAGCATGGCAGGCAGGCAGATATAGCACTATGCTTCCATCAGGACAGATATCTTGCGGTTTGGAACGACTGGTACACAATCGGCGTCAGCGGCAACTTCGTCTTTCCGGACGGAACCATAGATGATTCAACCGGGTTCCCTATCAGGCATGGCGTCAGCGCATCCAGTCCATCCGTCACCCATGACCGGAACAACTTCATAGTTGCGTGGAACGACAGCGGCAATGACATCAGAGGCTCACGCGTCACCGACAGCGGTGTGGTTCTGGATGACGGTGGAGTCCTGATCGGGACGTATGCACATGGTGGGACGTCGGCAGCGTCAAATGGAGACACGACGCTGTTCCTTTTCAGGCGTGACTCCGTCTGGGACCTCGACAGCCTGACTCTCGTCGGGGTCCGGATGGACGCGGCGATGAACCGTCTGGATTCAGTGCCGGTGAAGATCTCTGCCGCGGGATATGACGGATGGGGTGACGCACCCGGGGATCCCACGGCTGCCCCGTGCGGCAATGGCTACTTTGTGATTTGGGCGCAGCGACTCATCCGTGGGGAGAACTCCGAAGACAATCGCCAGGCGCTCGCCCGCAGGGTGGGCATAGACGGAAGTCTTGAGGATTCGGTTCCGCGAATCCTGTCCTACAGCGCCAGCATCCAAAACTGCGGCGATTTAGCCTCGGATGGCGCGAATTTTCTCGCCACTTGGTTGGAACAGTCGCGCGATTCCACGTGGGCAAGGAAATTCTCGCTCTGTGCGTCAAGATTCAACATCGAGGGCGCGCTGCTCGACGCTTACCCGATCTGCGTAGCCGGCCCGAAAGAACATGCGCCTTATGCCTGGCCGGCGGTAGCATTCGGAGGTGGATGCTACATGGTGACGTGGGTCGATTCCGCCGCAACGTGGGCGAGAAGAATCAGCCCTGCCGGCGTCCTACTGGACAGCGAGCCGCTGCGGATGCCGGACTCTGGCAAGACATTGGACCCGCCCGACGTCGCGTTCGGCGACTCATCCTTTCTGGTTGTGTGGGCCGAGAGTGGTTCCACGAAAGGCATTCGCGGATGTCGAATCACACCCGCGGGGGCCATTCTGGACTCGGCATCGCTGCAGCTCATGGTGAGACAGGTAGGGCAACCCGTACGTCCCCGAGTCGCATTCGACGGCGCCAACTTCCTCGTCGCACGATGCGATGGCGATATCGTGTACCGTTGCGCCCGCGCCCGGACGAACGGCACACTGTTGGATACCTCCGACATCACGATTGGTCATGGCGGAAGCACACCGGAGCTGGCTTTCGGGAGCGGAGTCTATCTCGTTGTCGACGACGATAACTCCAAATGCTGGCGGGTCTCACCCAGTGGCACGCTCCTCGACTCCGTGAGTCATAAGTATTTCGGCGGCCAGGCCCACGTGGGCTTCGACGGTACTGATTTCACGTTGTTGCTCTGCCGTGCCGACAGCGGGGGATTGTATCAACTCTGTGAGGCCCGTATTACGCCCGCCGGACGGCTGCTGGATTCTTTCCCGTTCCGCTTGGTGACATCGGACACCGGGAGCTCGGTCTGGTCCGGCGGTATGTTGTCAGCCAATGGAGGAGGCGGAGCCGGCATTGCCTTTGCGTGCGACGAGGCGGCCCCCTACCTCGCCGAGCGCATGCGTGCGGCAGCAATCCCGGATGTCGTCGGAGTGCTCTCTCATCACTACGCCGCGACACCGGTCGCGTTCCGCGTGCAGCCTAATCCCGCGTCGCGAATGGTCTCACTGTCCTTCAACCTGACCCAGGCCGGGCCGGTCCGCATCTCGGCATTTGATGTGGCCGGTCGCAAGTACGCCAGTCTGTTCTCCGGTCGTATGAAGACCGGGAACCAAACGCTCTCGCTCGACACGCGCCGACTGGCCAACGGCGTCTACTTCCTTCGCCTGGAGGCGGGAGCGACAACACACTCGACCCGGCTGGTCGTGGCCCGGTAG